GTTCCAGCGTTACGTCCAGGCCGATTTCTTCCTTGGCTTCACGAAGCGCCGCCTCCTCGGCGGACTCGCCGTAATCGATGAATCCGCCGGGGATGGCCCATCCGTAGGGCGGATTTTTCCGTTCGATCAACACAATTTTCTCGTCGGGAAGCCGGATGATGATATCGACCGTCGCCAGAGGCGTGCGAGGCAGGGCGTGCATCAGTTTTTATTCCGTTGCGACTCGTAAATCTTGTTGTACGTTTTGACCCAAGCCGGATTGTTTTCGATTTGGATCGCCCAACCGTAGTATCTCAACGCCAATTCGTTGTTTTCCTGGCGCGCGAAACCGTCCGCCACCCGAACCAGGTGAATGGCCATTTCGTGCCGTTTGTTTTTCGCGGTCAGATTGGAATCGTCGTAGAAATAGGCCAGTCGCAGGCACGTGCTCGCGTTCAACAGCGGCGGCCGGACGTACCAACTGCTCTCGAACAGCCGATCGCCCAGGCGGGTCAAAACGCTGCTGGTCGTTTCGTTGGCGAGAAACGTCAGGCCGACCAGCAACAGCGCGAAAACGACCGCGCCGCCCAGGATGATCGGCGCGACCCATTTGTTTTTTTTCGCCGGCAATGCGGTGCTTTTTTTGATCCGGCGCGCCTCTTTCGGGGTCAGCGCCACGGTCGGCGCGAGCGCCGCGCCGTTGCTTTTTCCGGCGGCGACCTGCAGCAGCAGATCGCGGTTTTTACTCGCCGGGTACTCAGCCAGGTGTTTTTCCAGCAAGACCCGTGCCTCGTCGGGTTGGGCGGCGCCGATCAATTCGTCGGCCTGCACGCGGACGGCCTCGTCCTTCTCGGCCAAGTCGCGCAATTCCTCGAGTTTTTCGATGAACCCGGCGTGGGTCGAATCGGGCGGCGTGAGGTCGAGCAGCACCTCGTAGGCCTTGCGCGGCTCGCCCGCCGCCACCAGGCGGTCGGCGCGGGCCAGCGGATCGTGAAACGATTTGCCCTCCGGCCCGTCGGTCATCAGCACGGTTTGTTCCAACCCGATGGCGGGGACGGACGCCGGGGCGGCCGCGTGTTGCATGGTCCGATCCACGAACGTGAGCGCCGCCACCAGATCGGCCGCCGTGGCGAAGCGGTCTTCCGGCGCCTTGGCAAGGCAACGGTGCACGACCGCGGCCAGTTCCTCGGGGATGTTGGGGCGAATCGTGCGCAAGGGGAGCGGCATCTGGCGCAGATGGGCGGCCATGATTTCCGACAGGCTCTGGCCGGCGAACGGCGGCGAGCCGGTGAGCATTTCGTACATCAGAATGCCCAGGGCGTAGATGTCCGACCGCCGGTCGTTGCGGCCTTCCCACTGTTCGGGCGCCATGTAGGGGGCGGTGCCGAGCACCTCGCCGTCGGCCGTCAGGTTCGCGCCGCCGGCAATTTTGGCGATGCCGAAGTCCATCAGGGTCGCGTTGTCCTGCTCGTCGAGCATGATGTTGACCGACTTGATGTCGCGATGAATCGCCCCGTTTTTGTGGATGTAATCGACCGCCCGGCCGATCTGGATCATGATGTCGGCGACCAGATCGGGCGGCAGGCTGTCGGTCCGGCGGATGCGCGCCTTGAGGGTTTCACCGCGCAGGTACTTCATGACGTAAAACAGGTAATCCTGTTCCTGGCCGACGAAATAGACGGGGACGATGTTCGGATGGTCCATGCGGGCGAGGATCTTGATTTCCTCGTGGAAGCGCTTGACCAGTTTTTCGTCGGACACCAGGTGCGGCGGCAACACTTTGATCGCCACGCTACGGTCGACATCGAAATCGATCTCGCGCGCCCGGTAGACGGCGCCCATGCCGCCCATCCCGATCTTTTCGACGATCTGGTACTTGCCCGCCAGAATGGTGCCCGCTTCAAACATGCGTTTTGCCGTGTACCTCGAAAAAAAGCCCGTCGCGCCATCGGCCACGCCGACCGCTGGGATTTGGAATTGCCGCAATGTCGGGTATTTTAGTGTGGCAACGGCGGGAAAGGCAACACGAAATCGCGCTTTTTCCGCGCGGGCGCAAAACGGGCGCCGCGAAAATATTCCTGGCCGGCGCGGCCGGATCGGTTGACCGCCCGCCGGACGATGAATAGGATATTTCACCTCGTTAAGGAGCAACTGCCGGAATGATTATCAGACACCTCGAAGCCGGCCCGCTGGCCGTCAACTGCTTCATCGTCGGCGATGAGGCGACGCGCCGGGCCATGGTCATTGATCCGGGCGGCGACGTGCCGCATATCCTGGCCCTGCTGAAAGACGCGGACCTGACG
The sequence above is a segment of the Myxococcales bacterium genome. Coding sequences within it:
- a CDS encoding serine/threonine protein kinase, producing MFEAGTILAGKYQIVEKIGMGGMGAVYRAREIDFDVDRSVAIKVLPPHLVSDEKLVKRFHEEIKILARMDHPNIVPVYFVGQEQDYLFYVMKYLRGETLKARIRRTDSLPPDLVADIMIQIGRAVDYIHKNGAIHRDIKSVNIMLDEQDNATLMDFGIAKIAGGANLTADGEVLGTAPYMAPEQWEGRNDRRSDIYALGILMYEMLTGSPPFAGQSLSEIMAAHLRQMPLPLRTIRPNIPEELAAVVHRCLAKAPEDRFATAADLVAALTFVDRTMQHAAAPASVPAIGLEQTVLMTDGPEGKSFHDPLARADRLVAAGEPRKAYEVLLDLTPPDSTHAGFIEKLEELRDLAEKDEAVRVQADELIGAAQPDEARVLLEKHLAEYPASKNRDLLLQVAAGKSNGAALAPTVALTPKEARRIKKSTALPAKKNKWVAPIILGGAVVFALLLVGLTFLANETTSSVLTRLGDRLFESSWYVRPPLLNASTCLRLAYFYDDSNLTAKNKRHEMAIHLVRVADGFARQENNELALRYYGWAIQIENNPAWVKTYNKIYESQRNKN